One part of the Scatophagus argus isolate fScaArg1 chromosome 12, fScaArg1.pri, whole genome shotgun sequence genome encodes these proteins:
- the LOC124067936 gene encoding ribonuclease-like 3, protein MIQEIMWIPLACLLLLSATVFSQDASVSLRYEKFRNQHVNGQMSVTRCDHEIRTRRITKTNSNECKETNTFIRATAGTIRSICQRAGEPYGEMTKSLQPFDIVVCTLRNQQARQPHCQYRGQARTRRIAIKCEQGFPVHFDGDIVHFEN, encoded by the exons aTGATACAG GAAATCATGTGGATTCCATTGgcttgtttgctgctgctttctgctaCTGTGTTCTCTCAGGATGCAAGTGTCTCCCTCCGTTACGAAAAGTTTAGAAATCAGCATGTCAATGGGCAAATGAGTGTTACAAGATGTGACCATGAGATAAGAACCAGACGCATCACCAAAACCAACAGCAATGAATGTAAGGAGACCAACACCTTCATCCGAGCCACGGCCGGAACAATTAGATCCATCTGTCAGCGTGCAGGAGAACCATATGGTGAAATGACCAAAAGCCTCCAACCCTTCGACATTGTTGTCTGTACACTGAGAAACCAGCAGGCCAGGCAACCCCACTGTCAGTACCGAGGTCAAGCTCGCACCAGGAGAATTGCAATTAAATGTGAACAAGGCTTTCCTGTGCACTTTGACGGAGACATTGTGcattttgaaaactga